One genomic segment of Garra rufa chromosome 13, GarRuf1.0, whole genome shotgun sequence includes these proteins:
- the nfkbiaa gene encoding nuclear factor of kappa light polypeptide gene enhancer in B-cells inhibitor, alpha a — protein sequence MNYEDCDVDEMDMKHRKMQHCEERVDSGVDSLREDEYMKIVEEMEILRFEDPNVNPKGTCEPWTQEVTEDGDTYLHLAIIHEAEEYAIQIIKQCQNDPFLNKQNNQRQTALHLAVITEQPHMVDKLLKAGCDARLVDQNGNTALHIACKRGSLACFSVLTQIQTQHLQSILNFPNYSGHTCLHIAAINNYLSIVESLVQLGADVNTKEQCSGRTSLHLAVDLQNLALVRTLISLGADVNSLTYGGYTPYHLTFGRQNSEIQRQLFDRTAQELRPMPESESEESDEEFMSDEDCIYDDIQFCGR from the exons ATGAATTATGAGGATTGTGATGTGGATGAAATGGATATGAAACACAGGAAAATGCAACACTGCGAGGAACGCGTCGACAGCGGCGTGGATTCGCTAAGGGAGGACGAGTATATGAAAATTGTGGAGGAAATGGAGATTTTGCGTTTTGAAGACCCGAACGTCAATCCAAAAGGGACGTGTGAACCTTGGACGCAAGAAGTCACTGAGGATGGAGACAC GTATCTTCACCTTGCCATCATTCACGAGGCAGAAGAGTATGCCATCCAGATTATCAAACAGTGTCAGAACGACCCGTTCCTCAACAAACAGAACAACCAAAGACAG ACTGCATTGCATCTTGCCGTCATCACAGAACAGCCACACATGGTGGACAAACTGCTAAAGGCCGGCTGTGATGCCCGACTGGTCGACCAGAATGGAAACACAGCCCTCCACATCGCCTGCAAACGAGGCTCGCTAGCTTGCTTCTCAGTACTGACTCAGATTCAGACCCAGCATCTGCAATCCATTCTCAACTTCCCAAATTACAGCG gaCACACGTGTCTCCATATAGCTGCTATTAACAACTACCTCTCGATAGTGGAGAGTCTAGTCCAGCTTGGGGCGGATGTAAACACAAAG GAGCAATGCAGCGGCCGAACGTCACTCCACTTGGCTGTGGATCTGCAGAATCTGGCTTTGGTGCGCACACTCATTTCTCTGGGAGCCGATGTTAACAGTCTAACCTATGGCGGATACACGCCGTACCACCTGACCTTCGGCCGACAGAACAGCGAGATCCAAAGACAGCTGTTTGACCGGACGGCGCAAGAGCTGAGGCCGATGCCTGAGAGCGAATCAGAGGAAAGCGATGAGGAGTTTATGTCTGATGAGGATTGT ATCTATGATGACATCCAGTTTTGTGGGAGATAG